The following nucleotide sequence is from Flavobacterium sp. N1736.
AAGTTATAAAAGCATTTTATCACACAGATGAAGAGACAATTTATCTTGAAAATGCTTTGTTTAAAATTGCTTCAAGTTTGTTGTTTGATGAAAAACAGATTCAGAATATCATCAAGGAAAGCCAGTCTACAATTGTGACGGTTTCCCGCGATTTCTTTGTGATTTCAAAATCAGGACGACGTTCTGAAATTGAAGAATTATATGCCAAATTCAAACCTTACGGAATTATGCAATTTGTGCGTTCAGGAAGAATCTCTGTTTCGAAAGAAAAAATGGAAATTTCAACATTATTAGAAGCCCTAAAATAGTATCATTATTAAATTACAACATCATTAAATATTAAAAAAGAATGGCAAATTATTTCAACACATTACCACTTAGATTACAATTAGAACAATTAGGCGTTTGCGAATTTATGGAGCAATCAGAATTTGCAGACGGAATTGCTGCATTAGCCGGAAAAAAAGTTGTCATTGTAGGTTGTGGTGCACAAGGTTTGAATCAAGGTTTAAACATGAGAGATTCTGGTTTAGATATTTCATATGCATTACGTGCAGATGCAATCGCTGAAAAAAGAGTTTCTTATAAAAATGCAACTGAAAACGGATTTAAAGTTGGTACGTATGAAGAATTAATTCCAACTGCTGATTTAGTTTGTAACCTTACTCCTGATAAACAACATACTGCGGTAGTTACTGCAATTATGCCATTAATGAAAACAGGTTCTACTTTATCATATTCTCACGGTTTTAATATTGTCGAAGAAGGAATGCAGATTCGTAAAGATATTACTGTAATTATGTGTGCGCCTAAATGTCCTGGTTCTGAGGTTCGTGAAGAATACAAAAGAGGATTTGGTGTACCAACTTTAATCGCGGTTCACCCAGAAAATGATCCAAACGATTTTGGTTTAGATCAGGCAAAAGCTTATGCTGTAGCAACCGGAGGACATAAAGCAGGAGTTTTAAAATCATCATTTGTTGCCGAAGTTAAATCAGATTTAATGGGTGAGCAGACTATCCTTTGCGGATTATTGCAAACAGGTTCTATTTTATGTTTTGATAAAATGGTTGAAAAAGGAATCGAGCCCGGATATGCTTCAAAATTAATTCAATTTGGTTGGGAAACTATCACAGAAGCTTTGAAACACGGTGGTATCACGAATATGATGGATCGTCTTTCTAATCCTGCAAAAATCGAAGCTTACGAAATCGCAGAAGAATTAAAAGATATTATGCGTCCGTTATTTCAAAAACATCAGGATGATATTATTTCTGGAGAATTCTCAAGAACGATGATGATCGACTGGGCTAATGACGATAAAAATTTATTGACATGGAGAGCTGCAACCGGAGAAACTAACTTCGAAAAAACGCCTCCAACTGATGCTCCAATCTCTGAACAGGAATATTTTGATAATGGAGTTTTAATGATTGCAATGGTGAAAGCCGGAGTTGAATTAGCTTTTGAAACAATGACTGAGGCTGGAATTATCGAAGAATCAGCTTATTATGAGTCTTTACACGAATTGCCTTTGATTGCAAATACAATTGCAAGAAAAAAATTATTTGAAATGAACCGCGTTATTTCGGATACTGCTGAATACGGATGTTATTTATTCGACCACGCTTGTAAACCGTTATTGACTGAATTCATGAAAACTGTTGATACTAATGTGATTGGAAAACCATTTTCGACTTCAAACGGAGTAGATAATGCGATATTAATTGCAGTAAACAAAGAAATTCGTCAACATCCTATCGAAGAGGTAGGAGCATGGTTGAGAGAATCGATGACTGCAATGAAAAAAATTGGATAATAATTGGGAATTACCACACATTCGAATGTGATGGGATTTGCACTGTATCATTATTTTATGTAATATTTTGAATTAGTAAGCACTTATTAAGAAAATTAGATATAGATGCATATTGCATTCACTTAACTTCGGTGAGTAAGTTAAGTGAAGCTAATCCCTAAATGAAGGGGCATGTTTAGTGATAAATATGCTTGTTGAAATTTCTGTTTTAATTAATAAAGCTGCTGCTATTTTCAAAATAGAACGTGAAGCGTTGTAATGCAGATTACAAAATTAATTGTTATTGAAATTGTTAAAATCAAAAGGCATGGTATTTATTTATCGTGCCTTTTTTGTGAATTGCTTTTTTAGTTCAAAACGCAAATTTTTATATTAAACACATAAAAAAGAAGTATTTTTTTTAATATGTGTTTTTATTTGATAAAATTTATGAATTAAATAATTTTAAGAATACGTCGAGATTTAATACATTTATAAAAAAATTCCAAAAACATATGAGTTATTATAAAATTGAAAATTTAGAACAATATTTTAAACATTACAATAAGTCAATAAGGGAACCAAGGAAGTTTTGGGGGAAGATCGCAGAGGAGAATTTTACCTGGTACCAACAATGGGATAAAGTAGTAGATTTTAATATGGCCGAAGCCGAAGTAAAATGGTTTACAGAAGCTAAAGTTAACATTACCAAGAATTGTATCGACAGGCATTTAAGCAAAAGAGGAGAAAAAACGGCTATTATTTTTGAACCGAATGATCCTTCTGAATCTGCTTTACATATAACGTATAACGAATTATACGAAAGAGTATCAAGAATGGCGAATGTTTTGCGTGATCAGGGCGTTCGTAAAGGAGATCGTGTTTGTATTTATTTACCAATGATTCCGGAATTGGCCGTTGCCGTATTGGCTTGCGCCAGAATTGGGGCAATTCACTCAGTAATTTTTGCAGGATTCTCAGCATCTGCTGTTACAGCAAGAATTAATGACTGCGAATGTAAAATGGTAATTACTTCTGATGGAGGATACAGAGGAAATAAAACAATTGACCTTAAAGGAATTGTTGATGAAGCCTTAGACACTTGTCCTACAGTTAGTAAAGTTTTGGTTGTAAAAAGAACCAATACCGAAATTAAAATGAAAGACGGTCGTGACGAA
It contains:
- the ilvN gene encoding acetolactate synthase small subunit yields the protein MEDKTFTISVYSENNVGLLNRISGIFLKRHINILSLNVSESEIENVSRFIIVVNTTEKWVQNIVGQIEKQIEVIKAFYHTDEETIYLENALFKIASSLLFDEKQIQNIIKESQSTIVTVSRDFFVISKSGRRSEIEELYAKFKPYGIMQFVRSGRISVSKEKMEISTLLEALK
- the ilvC gene encoding ketol-acid reductoisomerase, which encodes MANYFNTLPLRLQLEQLGVCEFMEQSEFADGIAALAGKKVVIVGCGAQGLNQGLNMRDSGLDISYALRADAIAEKRVSYKNATENGFKVGTYEELIPTADLVCNLTPDKQHTAVVTAIMPLMKTGSTLSYSHGFNIVEEGMQIRKDITVIMCAPKCPGSEVREEYKRGFGVPTLIAVHPENDPNDFGLDQAKAYAVATGGHKAGVLKSSFVAEVKSDLMGEQTILCGLLQTGSILCFDKMVEKGIEPGYASKLIQFGWETITEALKHGGITNMMDRLSNPAKIEAYEIAEELKDIMRPLFQKHQDDIISGEFSRTMMIDWANDDKNLLTWRAATGETNFEKTPPTDAPISEQEYFDNGVLMIAMVKAGVELAFETMTEAGIIEESAYYESLHELPLIANTIARKKLFEMNRVISDTAEYGCYLFDHACKPLLTEFMKTVDTNVIGKPFSTSNGVDNAILIAVNKEIRQHPIEEVGAWLRESMTAMKKIG